AACGGGCCCGTGCTGGTGACGGACCCCTGGACGGACGGGGACGCGTACTTCGGCAGCTGGACGCTGTCCCACGAGATTCCGGAAGAGCAGCGCCAGTCCATCCTGGACTGCTCCTACGTGTGGCTGTCTCACGGCCACCCGGACCACCTGAGCATGGCCTCGCTGGAGAAGCTGCGCGAGCGCACGCTGCTGATCCCCAACCACGTGGGCGGCCGCATCCGCGACGACCTGCTTGAGGCGGGCTTCAAGGTCCAGGTGCTCCAGGACCGGGAATGGACGCGCCTGTCCCCGCGCATCCGCGTGCTGTGCATCCCGGACGTGAACCAGGACGCGGTGCTGCTGGTGGAGGTGGGCGGCCGGCTCATCGTCAACCTCAACGACTCCGGTGACCGCGGCCAGGGCCGCTTCGTGCGCCGGGTCATCAAGGAGTACAGCGAGACGTACCTCTTGGCCCTGTCCGGCTACGGCGACGCGGACATGATGAACTTCTTCACCGAGGACGGGCGCCGCATCCTCCCGTACGCGGCGGCGAAGACGCCCGTGGGACAGACGATTGCTCGCATGGCGGAGACCTACGGCGTCCGCTACTTCGTCCCCTTCAGCTCCATGCACAAGTACCAGCGCGCCGACAGCGTCTGGTGCTCCGAGTACACCACCACGCTGCCGGACTACGCGCGGGGCTTCGCCTCCAACACCTGCGAGATGCTCCCGGCCTTCCTGCGCCACGACTTCACCAACGACTCCTCCGTCTCCATCAACCCCAAGGAGCGCACCATCCGCCCGCTGGACCCCAAGGACTTCGGGGACGACTGGAGCGAGCGCCTGGAGGCGGACGAGGTGAAGCAGCTGGAGCAGTACTTCCGCGCCGTCGAGCACCTGGGTTCGGTGATGGACTTCCTGCGTTTCCGCGTGGGCGGCCAGGAGCACGTCATCGAGTTCAACAAGCGCCGCTTCCACAAGGGCATCACCTTCGAGGCGCCCCGCAACTCCCTGATGACCGCCGTGAAGTACCAGGTGTTCGACGACCTGCTCATCGGCAACTTCATGAAGACCACCGTGCACGGCGGCTTCGGCAAGGGCAGCCTCTACCCGGACTTCAGCCCCTACGTGGCCAAGTACGCGGACAACGGCAAGGCCCGCACGGAGGCGCAGCTGCGCAACTACTTCAACGAGTACCGGAGCCGCGACATGGTGGGCTACCTGCGCCACCAGCTGGATGCCCACTGCGTGCGCCCCCTCCAGATTCAGTCCGCGGAGCTGCTGCGCGCCCTGCTGCCCCCGGGCTCCAACACCTTCCGCATGGCCAAGGAGACCTATTGGAAGATGCGCCGCGCCATCCTCTAGGGATTCCCTGAAAAGCCACGCTTAAACCTGACCGAAACCAGGTCACCTTGCTGTCTCCTTCTCAGACAGCAAGAGTTGACCGAGGAAATCCTAGTCTTTCTGATGGCTTGGGATTGTAAACGTCACGTGAAGTGACGGTTGACGTGGGAAGGGCTGGAGCGGGAGCACTCCAGCTATCCCTGCGTTTCCTGTTTTTCTCCTGGGAAGTGCCGTTGGCCCGGCAGTTGCTCAATGGCCCGGCGCGCGGCGGACCGCGACTGGCGGGAAGGCCAGGGAGTGGTGGCCGCGCATCCCTCGAAGCACACAGGAAGAGTCTCCCCAATGCTCAAGTTCCGCTCTGTTGCGATGCTGGCCGGCGTGTCGCTGATGCTCGGTGCGTGCGGTGGTCCCGAGTCCGCGCAGGAGTCCGAGGTGAAGCCGACGTGGGAGGAGTTCCAGGCGAACGCCTACCGCGAGCCGTGGGAGGGCGGGAAGATCATCGTCAACGGGGACGAGGCGCTGGAGTCCGAGGAGGAGCTCAAGGCCTACTTCCACAACGTCGTCGAGGCGCAGCTGGGCAAGTCGCAGGACGGCCTGGCCGTGTACTACATCGGCGGCGACATCAAGTGGAACGCCACCCAGAAGCTGAACCTCACCTACTGCATCAGCAACAACTTCGGCTCGAACAAGACGAAGATGGTGAACGCGATGGCCAGCGCGACGGCGGCCTGGCAGGCCACGGCGAACGTGAAGTTCGTCTACCTGTCCCAGTACGACTCGAACTGCACCGCGTCCCAGACGGGCGTGCTGTTCGACGTGCGTCCGGTGTCGGGCCAGTCCTACGTGGCGCGCGCGTTCTTCCCGAACTCCAGCCGCTCCGGCCGCAACGTCCTGGTGGACAGCAGCGCCTTCGGCGCCACGGGCGCCTGGACGCTCACGGGCGTGATTCGCCACGAGCTGGGCCACACGCTGGGCTTCCGTCACGAGCACACCCGCTCCACCGCGAGCGGCTGCTACGAGGACAACCAGTGGCGCGCGCTGACGTCCACCTACGACCGCGCCTCCGTCATGCACTACCCGCAGTGCAACGGCACCCAGACGGGCGACCTCGTGCTGACGACCCTGGACAAGCAGGGCGCCCGCGCGCTGTACCCGTGAGCGAAAGCATCACCGCTTGAGGGGGCAGGGGCTGGTGGGAGCGTCTTCACGCTCCCGTCGGCCCCGTGCCGTTTCGGGCGCTAGAAGCGGGCGGAGACCTCATCGGCGTCCGAGGGGCGCTCGAAGAAGACGAGCGTCTTGCCGCCGCGCTCGCCAATCTCCAGGCACTCCAGCGCGCCCGTCTCTCCGTCCAGCTCCGCGTAGACGTGGTCCGGTTCGAGGATGCGGTGGGTGATGCGCCCGTCCTCGCGGCCCACGATGATCTGCACCGCGCCCGCGTCGCTTCCCTTGCGCTCCAGGGAGATGTCCACCAGGGGCAGGCGGTCAGCGAGCGGCTGGTCGCCAGTCTCCGCGTCGATGGACTCCACGCGCACCCACTGGGTGGCGTCCTGCTTGCTGATGCCGGCGAGGTAGCTCGCCCACTGCTCCCGGGGGATTTCCTGGTTGATGTGTGCCATGGGCCGCCTCCGCGCCGCTGTCGTGTGCCTCAACCGTAAGGCGTCTGACTCGCGGGTGAAGGACGGGCCCGGCTGAACGACGCTCCGGGGACCCCGCGGACCGGGCCCCGGCACGTCGGCTGCTTCCGCCTCAGCCGCGCACGGCGTGCACGGCGTCGTCCTTGAGCACCAGGCGCACGGTGGCGGCCTTGCCATGGCCGAAGTGCTCGTAGGCGGCCTGCTCCAGCACGGGGGCCAGGGTGGTGCGCAGGCCGCGGGCGCCCGTCTCGCGCTTGAGGGCGCGGGCGACAATCCACTCGCGCACGGCGGGGTCCACGGTGAGCTCCAGGCCTTCATGGGAGAACTCGCGCTCCCAGGTGCGCAGCACGTTGTCCTGGAGGATGTCCCCCAGCGTGGCCGCGTCCAGCGGGTTGAAGGACACCAGCCGGTTGAAGCGGCCAATCAGCTCCGGGATGAAGCCGTAGCGGGAGAACGCGGTGGTGTTCTCCAGGTGCTCTTCCGTGATGCGCGTGGCGATGGACTCCAGGTCCTTCTGGCCGCCCTTGCCGGGCTCGCGGCCGAAGCCCATGCGCTCCACATGGGCCATGGTCGCCGCCGTGCCCCGGAAGCCGCTGAAGGCGCCGCAGGCGATGAAGGTGATGCAGCCCATGTCCAGGGATTCGGAGCGGATCCGGCTGGTGAAGCCGAAGTCTGGCGGGAACGTGGCCTGCGCCGCGGAGAGCAGGTGCAGGAGGCTGCGCTGTACGCCGAAGCCGCTCACGTCCTTGGTGGTCTGCTGGCCGGAGAAGCGGCTGTCGGAGCGGCTGGTGGCGAGCTTGTCGAACTCGTCCATGCAGATGACGCCGCAGGCCGCCCACGCCACGTCGCGCTCCGCGGCTTCGTAGAGGCGGGACAGCAGGGTGCTGACGTCGTCGCCCACGTAGCCCGTCTCGGAGAACTGGGTGGCGTCCGCGAGCACGGTGGGCACGCCCAGGATCTCCCGGAACATCAGCTCCACGAGGAACGTCTTGCCGGAGCCGGTGGGGCCCAGGAAGAGGGCGTTCTCGCGGGTGCCGGGCTCGGGCTCCAGCCCCTCCAGGTACAGCCGGCGGATGCGGCGCAGGTGGCGGTAGGCGAGCACGGAGGCGGCGCGGCGGGCCTCGGGCTGGCCCCGGTAGCCCAGGTCGCCCAGGCGCGCGTCGATCTCCTGGGGCGACAGCACCTCCAGCGCGGCCACGCGCTCCTGGATGGGCGGGCCTTCGGGGAAGGCGGAGGGTTCGACGCCGGAACGGGGAGACATCGCGGTGGGCTCCAGAAGGGGCGGGCTCGGCGGCGCCCATCATCCGGGAGGCACCGGGGCGCGACAAGCCACCCGGGCCCGAGGCTTCAGTTCACGTCGACGATGCGGCCCTGGACGTCGACGGCATAGGCCGCGTCGATGTCGAGCACGACGGGCTCCGGAGGAACGCCGCAGCGGTCGAGCCTGGCGGTGAAGAAGACGAAGTGGAGGTCATCCTGCTTCACCACGGTGACGTCATAGGTGTCCTGGCGGGACAGGCAGCGCGCCAGGGCTTCATTGGGGCCGGAGGCCTTGGCGCCGGGGGGCAGGAAGTCACTCAGCGCGACCTGGAGCGCCGCCAGCGCCGGCCCATCCAACTTCATGGCCCCCTCGCCTGGCGCGGGGAACCGCACGCGGGCCGCTTCCTCAGCGGGGGCGCGGGGCGGCCGGGTGTACCGGTGGTAGCCGAACAGCGAGCAGCCGGACAGCACGCCGCACAGCGCGACGATGAAGAGAGGGGAGCGTGTCATGGCACCCGGTCCTGTCCGGGACGCAGCCCTCCGGCCGTCACCGGATGTCGAGGATGCGGCCCTTGCCGTCGATGAGGTAGGTGGCGCCCGCGTCCAGGACCACGGCGTCGGGTGGCATCTCCTCGCAGCGGTCGAGGTTGGCGGAGAAGGCGATGACGTACAGGTCGTCATTCACCTTCTGGATGCGGACGTCGAAGAGGTCCCTGCGCCCGAGGCAGCGGACCAGCCGTTCGTGATTGCCGCTGGCCTTCGCATCGGGGGGAAAGAAGTCCTTCAGCGCGACCTGGAACGCAGCGAGGGTCGGACCATCCAGCTCGGTCGTCGTCTGGAACGCCTGGGGATCCCGGATGCGCGCCCCCTCTGCGCTTGGGATGCGTTCGGGCCGCTCGTATTTGTAATAGCCGAAGTGACTACAGCCCTGGCTCAGGACACAGAGCACGACGCCAAGGAGAAGGGGCGCCAGGCGCTGGGTCCGCGTGCGCACGTTCATGGCGTCCAGTCCTGCCCTTCATAGAGCTCGATGTTGCCCTGGTCGTCGCTGACCGAGCCGATGGGAACCCAGACGCCACCCCGAAGCGCGGCCACCTCGCGGTCGGCGTAGTCGAATTTGTAGGCGCGGCACTCGCCCGCCTTCTCCCGGTAGAACAGCAGGAGATGCCTCCGGAGGACCTTGCCGGTCCGCGAGTCGGCGATCCGCGAGGGAACCCACTCGCGGTCGCGCCCCATGTCCTTCTGGGAGAAGCGCCGGTTGTGGGGATGGTTGTGACCCCTCCCCAGGATGACCGCATCCAGGTGCCGCGGATCATCCAGCTTCGTGGGGACCAGACATGACTTCGTGCGGCCCACGCTCGTGCCTTGGACGTCGGACAGATGGCTGAGGTAGTACGCGTCCTCCGCACCCGAGTAATAGACCAGGGCGCAGTACTCCATCCCGTAGTCACCGGACGATGCCCCTGGCTGCCGGGTCATGATCTCGCATGCGTTCCCGGCGAGTTCCTCCACCGTGGGAAAGGGGCCCGCGAGTGGACCTGAGACCTGGAGCTGTCCATCCGGGAGCTCACGGACGCGGACATCCGGGTTCGGTGTGGAGCACGCCACCATCAGCGCGGCCCATGCCCATGGGACGGCCCAATGGCTTCGCTGAATCCCCATGCGCGGTGTCCTGGTTCGAGGGCGCTTTCCTGGGGCTCAGTCATTAACAGGTAAATTCAGGAAAAAGAAGACTAACTGTCCCAGTCTGACATAGTTGGAATCGGGTGGAAAGTGACCCTGCGGGACTTCGCAATACTACCTGTGAGGTCATGGGGTGACAACAGGATGTAAAGGGTTCAATGTGGAGCGGAGCACGCGGAAGCGGCATCCAGCGGTCCGTCCGCCGGTCCGCACTCGTGGGCTCCCAGAGGTCGACCCGTGAACAGCGCTGTTCCCCAGGTGCGCAGGGTGCTCCCCGGCGCCGCGCGTGCGCATTAACACGGGCGCACATGGCTCAATCGATTGAAGCACGGTCCCAAGCGCCCCGGCTGGGTGCATGGGTGGAGGGGTCCTCGGTGCGCTGGCGCGTCTGGGCGCCCGGCCACAAGGGCGTGGACGTCGTCCTCTACGACGCGGAGGACCGCGTCCTGCGCAAGGTGCCGCTCACCGCTGAAGCGGACGGCTGCTTTGGCGGCGCGCTGCCGGACCTGGCCGAGGGCACGCGCTACAAGCTCAGCGTGGACGGCGGAGACCCGTTCCCCGACCCCTGGTCCCGCTCGCAGCCCCAGGGCGTGCACGGCCCGTCGGAGGTGGTGGTCTCCGACCACGGCTGGACGGACTCGCACTGGAAGGGGCCGGATCCGCAAGCGCTGGTCATCTACGAGGTGCACGTGGGCACCGCCACGCCGGAGGGCACCTTCGAGGCGTTCATCCCGAAGCTCGCCCACCTGCGCGAATTGGGCGTGAACACGCTGGAGCTGTTGCCGGTGGCCAGCTTTCCGGGGGCCCGCAACTGGGGCTACGACGGCGTGGACCTCTTCGCGCCGCAGGCCACGTACGGCGGGCCCAAGGGGCTGCGCAAGTTCATCGACGCGGCGCACGCGCACGGGCTCGCGGTGCTCATCGACGCCGTCTACAACCACTTCGGACCGGACGGGAACTACCTGCGCGCGTACTCGCCGCACTACTTCACCGGCAAGCACCACACGCCCTGGGGCGACGCGGTGAACTACGACAGCGAGGGCAGCCGCTTCGTGCGCTCGCTGGTGCTCTCCAACGTGGAGATGTGGATCCGCGACTACCACGCGGACGGCCTGCGCCTGGACGCGGCGCACGCCCTGGTGGATGAAGGCCAGCCGCACCTGCTCGCCGAAATCGTGGAGCGCGCCCACGCCTCCGCCTCCGGCCGCCGCGTGGTCGTCATCGCCGAGGACGAGCGCAACGAGCGCAAGCTCGTCACGCCCGCGTCCGAAGGCGGCTATGGCCTGGACGGCGTCTGGGCGGATGACCTGCACCACCAGCTGCGGCGCGCCTTCGCGGGCGACCACGAAGGCTACTACCAGGACTACACGGGCAGCGCGGAGGACCTGGCCGCCACGCTGCGGCAGGGCTGGTTCTACACGGGCCAGAAGTCGAAGAACCTGGGCCACGCGCGCGGCACGGACCCGAAGGGGCTGGGGCCCTGGCACTTCGTCCACTGCATCCAGAACCATGATCAGGTGGGCAACCGGCCCCTGGGCAACCGCCTGTCGGAAGACGTATCGCCGGCCGCCTACCGCGCCATGAGCACGCTGCTCTTGATGTCGCCCTTCACGCCGCTGCTCTTCATGGGGCAGGAGTGGAACGCGCGCACGCCGTTCCTCTACTTCACGGACCACAACGCGGAGCTGGGCAAGCTCGTCACGGAAGGGCGCCGCAAGGAGTTCGCCGGCTTCTCGCGCTTCAAGGGCGAAGAGGTGCCGGACCCGCAGGCCCGCGACACCTTCACCCGCTCCACGCTGGACTGGGACGAGCTGGACAACGCGGAGGCCGCGGGCGTGCACACGCTCTACAAGGAGCTGTTGCGCCTGCGCGCCACGGAGCCCGTGCTCACCAGCCGCCAGGGCACGCACGACGCCCGGGCGCTGGGGCCGGACGCGTTCGTGCTGGAGCGCCGCGCGGAAGGGGACACGTTCCTCATCTTCGTGAACCTCCGGGGCTCGCTGGTGCACACGCTGAATCCGCACGCGAGCGCGGGCATCGTCATGTGGAGTGAGAACCCGCGCTACGGCGGCACGGTGGAGGCGTCCCCGCTCACCGGCAACGTCGTGCGCCTGGAGGGCCCCTCCGCGGCGGTGGTGAAGCTGCGCGAGTAGCCCGCACGCAAAGACAGACACGGTTTCACGCGCGGCCCGTCTCCCGGAAGCAGGGGGGCGGGCCGCCGCTTCTTCCCTCCGTGAAACAGGCAACGACAAGGAATGCCCTCGGGGCCGGGCCGGTACTCGGCCGCCAGGAGGAAGCACCTTGTCTCAATCTCATCCATCGCCGTGGAAGCGGCACGTCACCACCGCGAGCGCGCTCCTGCTGCTCGGGGCCTCTGCACCGGCGCTCGCCGCGTCGGGCTTCACCGCTGTCACCGCCAGTGGGAATGACGGCAACCTGCCGTCCGCGACCATCGACGGCAACCTCACCACGCGCTGGTCCAGCGACGGCGTGGGGCAGTGGCTCCGGGGCGACCTGGGCAGCGTGAAGTCGCTGTCCGCGGTGGACATCGCCTGGCACCGGGGCAACGAGCGCACCAACACGTTCGTCCTCGCCACGTCCACGGACGGCACCACCTGGTCCACGGCCGTGTCCACGAAGTCGTCCGGCACCACCGCGAACTTCGAGCGCTACAGCTTCACCGCGCGCAACGCCCGCTACGTGCGCGTCACCGTCAACGGCAACTCCGTCAACACCTGGGCCAGCATCGCGGAGTGGGCCGCCATCACCGGCGCCGCCACCCCCACGTCCGGCAAGGACCGCTTCGGCGTCACCATGCTCTACGCCTCGAAGTCCGGGGGCGAGGCGTGGACGCTGGCGGACAACGCGCTGGCGGACTCGCGCTTCGACCCGCAGGACACGATTACCCGCAACAGCGACGGCTCCTGGAAGATGAAGGACAAGCAGGTGCGGATGAGCGTCTTCACGTCCACGGGCTACGACGACCGGAAGATTCCCACCTACGACCGGGACGTGCTCGCGAGCCGTGGCTACATGCAGGCGCCGAACGACTGGAAGAACATCGAGATGACCGGCTTCGTGAAGGTCAACGCCGTGTCCGACGTGAAGGACAACTTCGCGTGGTACGCGCGCGGCGGGAAGCACAACGACGACCACTCCGGCTGCGAGGGCAGCAGCTACAAGGCGGGCCTGCACTATGACGGCCGCGCCCGCTGGGAGAAGGAGACCTGGCACGTCTCCTACGACCAGACGCCCTACGTCACCGCCACCTCCGCGCTGAAGGGCCGCTGGGTGGGCTTCAAGGCCGTCATGCGCAACGTCACCGTCAGCAGCCAGACGGCCGTGAAGCTGGAGCTGTACGTCAACGAGAACGCGGACAAGGTGACGTGGAAGAAGGTCTACGACCACACCGACGCGGGCAGGTGGGGCGGCGATGCCCAGCACTGCGGCGGCGCCGTGCCGGCCGCGCCGATTACCTGGGGTGGCCCCATCGCGGTGTTCCGCTGGGACAACGCGACGGACGTGGACTTCAAGTGGCTGAGTGTTCGCGAAATCCAGCCCTGAACCCCGCGTGAAGACGGGCTCGCGCGCGGTCTGACGCAGGACGGCAGGCCGCGCGCAGGGCGGGCGGGGAGGCCCGGGAGGGCGTGTCCCGGCCCTCGGGAGGCGGGGCTTTCCATCGACAGGGGGCGCCGGGGTGGGCAGCATGGCGCCGCCATGAACGTCGACCAAGCCCTCGCCTCGTCCGAGCGCATCTGGGAGCAGGAAATCCTCCCGGCGCTGGAGCGCTACATCCGCATCCCCAACAAGTCGCCTGCCTTCGACCCGGACTGGGTGAAGTCCGGCCACATGGAGCAGGCCGTCCAGCTCATCGCGGACTGGTGCCGCGCGCAGGCCACGCACCTGCCGGGGCTGACGGTGGAGGTGGTGCGGCTGAAGACGGCGGACGGCAAGGACCGCACGCCGGTCATCTACATGGAGGTGCCGGGCACGCGCGGTGAGGACACCGTGCTCTTGTACGGCCACCTGGACAAGCAGCCGGAGATGACCGGCTGGCGTGAAGGCCTGACGCCGTGGACCCCCGTGCGCGAGGGCGACAAGCTCTTCGGACGCGGCGGCGCGGATGACGGCTACTCCGCGTTCGCGTCGCTGTCCGCGCTGCGGCTGCTGAAGGAGCAGGGCGTGCCGCACGCGCGCTGCGCCATCGTCATCGAGGCGTGCGAGGAGAGCGGCAGCTACGACCTGCCCGCGTACATCGAGGCGCTGGCGCCGCGCATCGGCAAGCCGTCGCTGGTGGTGTGCCTGGACTCGGGCTGCGCGAACTACGAGCAGCTGTGGATGACCACCAGCCTGCGCGGAATGATCGCCGGCAACCTGCGCGTGGACATCCTCACGGAGGGCGTGCACTCCGGTGACGCGACGGGCGTGGTGGCGTCCTCGATGCGCATCATGCGGATGCTCCTGTCGCGCGTGGAGGACGAGGCGACGGGCCACATCAAGGTGCAGGCCCTGCACACGGAGATCCCCGAGGGCCGGCGCCAGCAGGCGAAGGCCGCCGCCCAGACGATGGGCGACGAGCTGTTCTCGAAGTTCCCCTGGGTGGAGGGCGCGCGCCCGGTGACGACGGACGGCGTGGAGCTGGTGCTCAACCGCACCTGGCGGCCGGCGCTGGCGCTGACGGGCGTGGAGGGCGTGCCGGCCCTGGCGAGCGCGGGCAACGTGCTGCGCCCCTTCACGACGTGGAAGCTGTCCATGCGCATCCCGCCGCGCGTGGACCCGAAGGCGGCCGCGAAGGCGCTGAAGGAGACGCTGGAAAAGGATCCGCCGTACGGCGCGAAGGTGTCGTTCGAAGGCGACAAGGCGTCGGTGGGCTGGGACGCGCCGCCGCTGGCCGGCTGGCTGTCGAACGCGGTGGAGTCCGCGTCCAAGGCGTGCTTCGGCAAGCCCGCGATGGCGATGGGCGAGGGTGGCACCATCCCGTTCATGGGCATGCTGGGCGAGCGCTTCCCGGAGGCGCAGTTCCTCATCACGGGTCTGCTGGGGCCGGGCAGCAACGCGCACGGGCCCAATGAGTTCCTGCACATCCCCACGGGCAAGAAGCTGACCGCCGCGGTGGCGAGCGTCGTCGCCGACCATTTCAAGCGGTAGTGCCTCACCGGAAGGACGGGGCCGCGGGTGCCCCGTCCTCCTCCAAGCCTGTCCTCCGGAGCGTCCCATGCCGAGCAAGCCCCGCCGCACCGGCC
This DNA window, taken from Corallococcus coralloides DSM 2259, encodes the following:
- a CDS encoding discoidin domain-containing protein yields the protein MSQSHPSPWKRHVTTASALLLLGASAPALAASGFTAVTASGNDGNLPSATIDGNLTTRWSSDGVGQWLRGDLGSVKSLSAVDIAWHRGNERTNTFVLATSTDGTTWSTAVSTKSSGTTANFERYSFTARNARYVRVTVNGNSVNTWASIAEWAAITGAATPTSGKDRFGVTMLYASKSGGEAWTLADNALADSRFDPQDTITRNSDGSWKMKDKQVRMSVFTSTGYDDRKIPTYDRDVLASRGYMQAPNDWKNIEMTGFVKVNAVSDVKDNFAWYARGGKHNDDHSGCEGSSYKAGLHYDGRARWEKETWHVSYDQTPYVTATSALKGRWVGFKAVMRNVTVSSQTAVKLELYVNENADKVTWKKVYDHTDAGRWGGDAQHCGGAVPAAPITWGGPIAVFRWDNATDVDFKWLSVREIQP
- a CDS encoding DUF5335 domain-containing protein, coding for MAHINQEIPREQWASYLAGISKQDATQWVRVESIDAETGDQPLADRLPLVDISLERKGSDAGAVQIIVGREDGRITHRILEPDHVYAELDGETGALECLEIGERGGKTLVFFERPSDADEVSARF
- a CDS encoding matrixin family metalloprotease; amino-acid sequence: MLKFRSVAMLAGVSLMLGACGGPESAQESEVKPTWEEFQANAYREPWEGGKIIVNGDEALESEEELKAYFHNVVEAQLGKSQDGLAVYYIGGDIKWNATQKLNLTYCISNNFGSNKTKMVNAMASATAAWQATANVKFVYLSQYDSNCTASQTGVLFDVRPVSGQSYVARAFFPNSSRSGRNVLVDSSAFGATGAWTLTGVIRHELGHTLGFRHEHTRSTASGCYEDNQWRALTSTYDRASVMHYPQCNGTQTGDLVLTTLDKQGARALYP
- the treZ gene encoding malto-oligosyltrehalose trehalohydrolase, with the protein product MAQSIEARSQAPRLGAWVEGSSVRWRVWAPGHKGVDVVLYDAEDRVLRKVPLTAEADGCFGGALPDLAEGTRYKLSVDGGDPFPDPWSRSQPQGVHGPSEVVVSDHGWTDSHWKGPDPQALVIYEVHVGTATPEGTFEAFIPKLAHLRELGVNTLELLPVASFPGARNWGYDGVDLFAPQATYGGPKGLRKFIDAAHAHGLAVLIDAVYNHFGPDGNYLRAYSPHYFTGKHHTPWGDAVNYDSEGSRFVRSLVLSNVEMWIRDYHADGLRLDAAHALVDEGQPHLLAEIVERAHASASGRRVVVIAEDERNERKLVTPASEGGYGLDGVWADDLHHQLRRAFAGDHEGYYQDYTGSAEDLAATLRQGWFYTGQKSKNLGHARGTDPKGLGPWHFVHCIQNHDQVGNRPLGNRLSEDVSPAAYRAMSTLLLMSPFTPLLFMGQEWNARTPFLYFTDHNAELGKLVTEGRRKEFAGFSRFKGEEVPDPQARDTFTRSTLDWDELDNAEAAGVHTLYKELLRLRATEPVLTSRQGTHDARALGPDAFVLERRAEGDTFLIFVNLRGSLVHTLNPHASAGIVMWSENPRYGGTVEASPLTGNVVRLEGPSAAVVKLRE
- a CDS encoding M20 family metallopeptidase, giving the protein MNVDQALASSERIWEQEILPALERYIRIPNKSPAFDPDWVKSGHMEQAVQLIADWCRAQATHLPGLTVEVVRLKTADGKDRTPVIYMEVPGTRGEDTVLLYGHLDKQPEMTGWREGLTPWTPVREGDKLFGRGGADDGYSAFASLSALRLLKEQGVPHARCAIVIEACEESGSYDLPAYIEALAPRIGKPSLVVCLDSGCANYEQLWMTTSLRGMIAGNLRVDILTEGVHSGDATGVVASSMRIMRMLLSRVEDEATGHIKVQALHTEIPEGRRQQAKAAAQTMGDELFSKFPWVEGARPVTTDGVELVLNRTWRPALALTGVEGVPALASAGNVLRPFTTWKLSMRIPPRVDPKAAAKALKETLEKDPPYGAKVSFEGDKASVGWDAPPLAGWLSNAVESASKACFGKPAMAMGEGGTIPFMGMLGERFPEAQFLITGLLGPGSNAHGPNEFLHIPTGKKLTAAVASVVADHFKR
- a CDS encoding MBL fold metallo-hydrolase: MELGFETIGNATLICHDNGPVLVTDPWTDGDAYFGSWTLSHEIPEEQRQSILDCSYVWLSHGHPDHLSMASLEKLRERTLLIPNHVGGRIRDDLLEAGFKVQVLQDREWTRLSPRIRVLCIPDVNQDAVLLVEVGGRLIVNLNDSGDRGQGRFVRRVIKEYSETYLLALSGYGDADMMNFFTEDGRRILPYAAAKTPVGQTIARMAETYGVRYFVPFSSMHKYQRADSVWCSEYTTTLPDYARGFASNTCEMLPAFLRHDFTNDSSVSINPKERTIRPLDPKDFGDDWSERLEADEVKQLEQYFRAVEHLGSVMDFLRFRVGGQEHVIEFNKRRFHKGITFEAPRNSLMTAVKYQVFDDLLIGNFMKTTVHGGFGKGSLYPDFSPYVAKYADNGKARTEAQLRNYFNEYRSRDMVGYLRHQLDAHCVRPLQIQSAELLRALLPPGSNTFRMAKETYWKMRRAIL
- a CDS encoding AAA family ATPase, producing MSPRSGVEPSAFPEGPPIQERVAALEVLSPQEIDARLGDLGYRGQPEARRAASVLAYRHLRRIRRLYLEGLEPEPGTRENALFLGPTGSGKTFLVELMFREILGVPTVLADATQFSETGYVGDDVSTLLSRLYEAAERDVAWAACGVICMDEFDKLATSRSDSRFSGQQTTKDVSGFGVQRSLLHLLSAAQATFPPDFGFTSRIRSESLDMGCITFIACGAFSGFRGTAATMAHVERMGFGREPGKGGQKDLESIATRITEEHLENTTAFSRYGFIPELIGRFNRLVSFNPLDAATLGDILQDNVLRTWEREFSHEGLELTVDPAVREWIVARALKRETGARGLRTTLAPVLEQAAYEHFGHGKAATVRLVLKDDAVHAVRG